From Pusillibacter faecalis, one genomic window encodes:
- the rlmN gene encoding 23S rRNA (adenine(2503)-C(2))-methyltransferase RlmN, with protein MKHLPKSTLTEILNDPYGFTYKEMSEVIGEDKARALYAELYKQPFHKKNLSISTKKVYKSSDTEKYVYELKDNRYIETVFIKRRDGGTVCVSTQVGCSVGCIFCESGRNGFVRNLTPSEIVQQVILIRQKVNRIVFMGMGEPLFNYDNLIAAIHILRDRNGLNFPTDGITVSTVGPVNQLKKLREEHLKIQLTISLHAATQAARNCIIPHMHMYAIEDVVKQALSYSQRHNRKVVFAYLLLPGINDRSSDIRQLAKWFKGKNVMINVLQYNPTSNSKIRAPQKQEMVAFKHQLEQTGLEVTMRVSHGREIKAACGQLANTYNKAKKQQK; from the coding sequence ATGAAACACTTACCTAAAAGTACACTTACGGAAATATTGAATGACCCATACGGATTTACTTACAAAGAAATGTCGGAAGTAATTGGAGAGGATAAAGCAAGAGCCTTATATGCGGAATTGTATAAACAGCCATTTCACAAAAAAAATCTATCAATATCAACAAAAAAAGTCTATAAAAGTAGCGATACTGAAAAGTATGTTTATGAATTGAAAGACAACAGGTATATCGAAACGGTTTTTATTAAACGGCGAGATGGTGGGACTGTTTGCGTAAGTACGCAAGTTGGTTGTTCTGTTGGCTGTATTTTTTGTGAGTCCGGACGCAATGGTTTCGTTCGTAATCTAACACCATCTGAAATTGTGCAACAGGTCATATTGATACGTCAAAAAGTAAATCGTATCGTTTTTATGGGAATGGGAGAACCTTTATTCAATTACGACAACTTGATTGCAGCAATCCATATTCTTCGAGATAGAAATGGACTTAACTTTCCAACCGACGGCATTACCGTATCAACAGTTGGTCCAGTTAATCAATTAAAAAAATTGCGCGAAGAACATCTAAAAATTCAGTTGACAATATCTTTACATGCAGCAACACAGGCTGCGAGAAACTGCATCATTCCTCATATGCACATGTACGCTATTGAAGATGTTGTTAAGCAAGCATTGTCCTATTCACAAAGGCATAATCGAAAAGTGGTATTTGCGTATTTGCTTTTACCAGGTATAAATGACCGTTCCTCAGATATAAGGCAACTTGCAAAATGGTTTAAGGGCAAAAATGTTATGATTAACGTGCTGCAATACAACCCGACGAGTAATTCAAAAATTAGAGCACCACAAAAACAAGAAATGGTTGCGTTCAAACATCAATTAGAGCAAACAGGACTTGAAGTTACCATGAGAGTTTCTCATGGTAGAGAGATTAAAGCAGCTTGTGGACAGTTAGCTAATACATATAATAAAGCCAAAAAACAACAAAAATAA
- a CDS encoding RNA polymerase sigma factor, which yields MEPNRREFIKQCAFQKFCNTVLHNEACDAHKELHRHKAREITFSDLTLEEARQLHTFDEYFKGEIAFERAGKKITPKLLLEAIRTLPEEKRKAVLLYYFEGMNDTEIAELFDTSRSTIQYRRTSSFELLKKYLEENADEWDEW from the coding sequence GTGGAACCTAATCGCAGGGAGTTTATAAAACAGTGCGCTTTCCAGAAGTTTTGTAATACGGTACTGCACAATGAAGCGTGTGACGCTCACAAAGAGCTGCACAGGCATAAGGCAAGGGAGATTACCTTTTCCGACTTGACCTTAGAAGAAGCGCGGCAGCTTCATACCTTTGATGAATATTTCAAAGGGGAAATCGCCTTTGAAAGAGCCGGGAAGAAAATCACGCCGAAGCTGCTTCTTGAAGCAATCCGTACTTTGCCGGAAGAAAAGCGCAAAGCCGTACTCCTGTACTATTTCGAGGGAATGAACGACACCGAGATTGCGGAGCTGTTCGATACGTCGAGAAGCACGATACAGTACAGGCGGACAAGCTCTTTTGAGCTGCTAAAAAAATATCTGGAGGAAAATGCTGATGAATGGGACGAATGGTAA
- a CDS encoding relaxase/mobilization nuclease domain-containing protein has product MAVTKIKPIKSTLSKALDYIENPDKTDGKMLVSSFGCSYETADIEFEYTLSQALQKGNNLAFHLIQSFEPGEVDYQKAHEIGKQLADAVTKGQHEYVLTTHIDKGHVHNHIIFCAVNFVDHRKYNSNKRSYYGIRNMSDKLCRENGLSVVVPGKGSKGKSYAEYQAEKTGTSWKGKLKIAVDALIPQVSSFEELLQRLQAAGYEIKPGKYVSCRAPGQERFTRLKTLGADYTEEAIRERIAGRRAKAAKAPREQRGVSLLIDIENSIKAAQSKGYEQWAKIHNLKQAAKTMNFLTEHKIEQYADLVSRIEEMAAESGQAADALKDAEKRLADMAVLIKNVSTYQKTKPVYDAYRKARNREKYRAGQEQAIILHEAAARSLKAAGIAKLPNLAALQSEYEALQAQKEALYADYGKLKKKVREYDIIKQNIDSILQADRQPEREKGTERG; this is encoded by the coding sequence ATGGCGGTTACAAAGATTAAGCCTATTAAAAGCACTCTAAGCAAAGCCCTTGACTATATCGAAAACCCGGACAAGACGGACGGAAAAATGCTTGTGTCCTCTTTCGGCTGCTCCTATGAAACGGCAGATATTGAATTTGAATATACCTTGTCCCAAGCACTCCAAAAGGGGAACAATTTAGCCTTTCATCTGATACAGTCCTTTGAGCCGGGGGAAGTCGATTATCAGAAAGCCCATGAAATCGGAAAGCAGCTTGCCGACGCGGTAACAAAGGGGCAGCATGAATATGTACTCACGACGCACATTGACAAAGGACACGTCCACAATCACATTATTTTCTGCGCCGTAAATTTCGTAGACCACCGCAAATATAATTCCAACAAAAGGAGCTATTACGGCATACGGAACATGAGCGACAAGCTGTGTCGGGAAAATGGCTTGTCCGTCGTCGTTCCCGGCAAGGGCAGCAAGGGAAAGAGCTATGCGGAGTACCAGGCAGAAAAGACGGGTACAAGTTGGAAAGGCAAGCTAAAGATTGCCGTTGACGCGCTTATCCCCCAAGTTTCCAGTTTTGAGGAATTGTTGCAGCGGTTACAGGCGGCGGGCTATGAGATAAAGCCGGGGAAATATGTGTCATGCCGCGCCCCCGGACAGGAACGCTTCACCCGTCTTAAAACCCTCGGCGCGGATTATACAGAGGAAGCCATAAGGGAACGGATAGCGGGCAGACGGGCAAAGGCGGCGAAAGCCCCCAGAGAGCAGCGCGGCGTTTCGCTGCTTATCGACATTGAGAACAGTATCAAGGCGGCGCAGAGTAAGGGCTATGAACAGTGGGCGAAAATCCACAATCTGAAACAGGCAGCAAAGACCATGAATTTCTTGACGGAACATAAGATTGAACAGTACGCGGATTTAGTCAGCCGGATTGAAGAAATGGCAGCGGAAAGCGGACAGGCGGCAGACGCATTGAAGGACGCGGAAAAGCGGCTTGCGGACATGGCGGTGCTTATCAAGAATGTTTCCACCTACCAAAAGACAAAGCCCGTCTATGACGCATACCGCAAGGCAAGGAACAGGGAGAAGTACCGCGCCGGACAGGAACAGGCGATTATCCTACATGAAGCCGCCGCAAGGTCGCTGAAAGCGGCGGGCATTGCAAAGCTCCCGAACCTTGCCGCGCTGCAATCGGAATATGAAGCCCTCCAAGCGCAGAAAGAAGCCCTTTATGCCGACTATGGGAAGCTGAAAAAGAAAGTCCGGGAATACGATATTATCAAGCAGAACATTGACAGCATTTTACAGGCAGACAGGCAGCCGGAACGGGAAAAGGGAACAGAGCGCGGATAA
- the mobV gene encoding MobV family relaxase — protein sequence MAQHAILRFEKHKGNPARPLEAHHERQKEQYASNPDIDTSRSKYNFHIVKPEGRYYHFIQSRIEQAGCRTRKDSTRFVDTLITASPEFFKGKSPKEIQAFFQRAADFLIGRVGRENIVSAVVHMDEKTPHLHLTFVPLTKDNRLCAKEIIGNRANLTKWQDDFHAYMVEKYPDLERGESASKTGRKHIPTRIFKQAVSLSRQARAIEAALDGINPLNAGKKKEEALSMLKKWFPQMENFSGQLKKYKVTINDLLAENEKLEARAKASEKGKMKDTMERAKLKSELDNLQRLVDRIPPDILAELKRQQRHTVKER from the coding sequence ATGGCACAACACGCAATTTTGCGGTTTGAGAAGCACAAGGGCAACCCGGCAAGGCCGCTGGAAGCCCATCACGAAAGACAGAAAGAACAATACGCCAGCAACCCCGACATTGACACAAGCCGGAGTAAATACAACTTCCATATCGTCAAGCCGGAGGGACGCTATTACCACTTCATTCAGAGCCGTATCGAGCAGGCTGGATGCCGGACGAGGAAAGACAGCACACGGTTTGTCGATACGCTGATAACCGCCAGCCCGGAGTTCTTCAAGGGGAAATCCCCAAAAGAGATACAGGCGTTCTTCCAAAGGGCGGCAGATTTCCTCATTGGCCGGGTAGGACGGGAAAATATCGTGTCGGCGGTGGTACACATGGACGAGAAAACGCCCCACCTGCATTTGACCTTTGTTCCGCTGACAAAGGACAACCGCCTGTGCGCTAAGGAGATTATCGGCAACCGGGCAAACCTGACGAAGTGGCAGGACGATTTTCACGCCTATATGGTGGAGAAATATCCCGACTTGGAGCGTGGGGAAAGTGCCAGCAAGACAGGCCGGAAGCATATCCCCACCCGGATTTTCAAACAGGCGGTTTCCCTCTCCCGGCAGGCAAGAGCCATTGAAGCCGCCCTTGACGGCATTAACCCGCTGAACGCCGGAAAGAAAAAAGAGGAAGCCCTCTCCATGCTGAAAAAGTGGTTCCCGCAGATGGAGAACTTCTCCGGGCAACTGAAAAAGTACAAGGTCACAATCAATGACCTGTTGGCGGAGAATGAGAAGCTGGAAGCAAGGGCAAAGGCCAGCGAAAAAGGAAAGATGAAAGATACGATGGAACGGGCAAAGCTGAAAAGCGAACTGGACAATTTACAGCGGCTGGTTGACCGTATCCCGCCGGATATACTGGCGGAACTGAAACGTCAGCAGCGGCACACGGTAAAGGAAAGGTGA
- a CDS encoding plasmid mobilization protein, which produces MNGRKRTVQIKFRVTEAERDLILEKMKLVPTRNMAAYLRKIAIDGYIIQIDHADIKAMTAEIQKIGVNVNQIARRVNATGNAYQEDIEEIKGVLAEIWRLQRLSLLKAL; this is translated from the coding sequence ATGAACGGACGCAAAAGAACGGTGCAAATCAAATTCAGAGTGACGGAAGCGGAACGGGATTTAATACTGGAAAAAATGAAGCTCGTACCCACCCGGAACATGGCGGCATATCTGCGGAAGATTGCCATTGACGGGTATATCATTCAGATAGACCATGCCGATATAAAGGCAATGACCGCAGAGATACAGAAAATCGGTGTCAACGTCAACCAGATAGCACGCCGCGTAAACGCGACGGGGAACGCATACCAAGAGGACATAGAGGAAATAAAGGGGGTGCTTGCGGAGATATGGCGGTTACAAAGATTAAGCCTATTAAAAGCACTCTAA
- a CDS encoding helix-turn-helix domain-containing protein, with amino-acid sequence MALPGTPGQRISDLCNGNHITQKELAEKIGVSASQLSRIVSGETRTVSSDILIGVAKEFKVSTDYILGLSTVSVRKSYDISELGLSEGAVRGLVTGAVDVQILNRLLEHRNFPKLIDLIRIYFQDTAAKGIMARNQLIEMATASLSDLMKEHPEHRAEAKQDLQLLNAQKMGEHEAEIEKIKNVFLAILRDIKKDIDNGEQPGEAVTAAMFQAMRDTMAEQKQNPLSIDDVTAMIAGQIGQLAPMDKETADLFQQLAKKMIEQAGK; translated from the coding sequence ATGGCTTTACCCGGAACACCCGGACAGCGGATTTCCGATTTATGCAACGGAAACCATATCACACAAAAGGAACTTGCGGAGAAGATAGGCGTTTCCGCTTCCCAGTTGAGCCGCATTGTCAGCGGCGAAACGAGAACGGTCAGCAGTGATATTCTCATAGGTGTGGCAAAGGAATTTAAGGTATCGACAGACTACATACTGGGCTTGTCTACCGTGAGCGTCCGCAAAAGCTACGATATTTCTGAATTAGGCTTGTCCGAGGGAGCCGTGAGGGGGCTTGTGACGGGTGCTGTTGATGTGCAAATACTCAATCGCTTACTGGAACACAGGAATTTTCCCAAGCTGATAGATTTGATACGGATTTATTTTCAGGACACGGCGGCAAAGGGGATAATGGCACGAAACCAGCTTATCGAGATGGCAACGGCTTCCCTGTCCGACCTGATGAAAGAACACCCGGAACACCGGGCGGAAGCAAAGCAGGATTTACAGCTTTTGAACGCTCAGAAGATGGGGGAACATGAAGCGGAGATAGAGAAAATCAAAAATGTGTTCCTTGCTATCCTGCGGGACATTAAGAAAGACATTGACAACGGGGAACAGCCGGGAGAAGCTGTGACCGCCGCTATGTTCCAAGCCATGCGGGACACTATGGCGGAGCAGAAACAAAACCCGCTTTCCATTGACGATGTAACAGCGATGATAGCCGGACAGATCGGACAGCTTGCGCCGATGGACAAAGAAACTGCCGACCTGTTCCAGCAGTTGGCGAAGAAGATGATTGAGCAGGCAGGAAAATAA
- a CDS encoding transposon-encoded TnpW family protein — protein MDLLLFIDCIICLRKKGGFSLTQNQTPVTTTEHKIGKVTYLVCSSASERATDTLDKKIKKLIRKDMELNPANARK, from the coding sequence GTGGACTTGCTGCTATTCATAGACTGTATTATATGTTTGCGAAAGAAAGGGGGATTTTCTTTGACGCAAAACCAGACGCCCGTTACCACAACGGAGCATAAAATCGGAAAAGTTACTTACCTTGTATGTTCGTCCGCAAGTGAACGCGCAACGGACACACTGGATAAAAAGATAAAGAAGCTCATTCGCAAGGACATGGAGCTGAACCCCGCAAACGCCCGGAAATAG
- a CDS encoding recombinase family protein has protein sequence MLQTDKITALYCRLSQEDMQAGESESIQNQKLILQKYADEHHFFNTRFFVDDGFSGVSFEREGLQAMLHEVEAGNVATVITKDLSRLGRNYLKTGELIEIVFPEYEVRYIAINDGVDTAREDNEFTPLRNWFNEFYARDTSKKIRAVKQAKAQKGERVNGEAPYGYLIDPDNRNHLIPDPETAHVVKQIFAMYVRGDRMCEIQNWLRDNEILTVGELRYRRTGSKRHPRPQLNAWYNWPDKTLYDILTRKEYLGHTITGKTYKVSYKSKKTKKNPEEKRYFFPNTHEPLIDEETFELAQKRIATRQRPTKVDEIDLFSGLLFCGDCGYKMYAVRGAGTLERKHAYTCGNYRNRARNDMLCTTHYIRKSVLKELVLADLQRVTSYVKEHEQEFIETANECSAKAVQKTLTQQRKELDKAQNRINELNILFRKLYEDNALGKLSDEQFAFLTSGYDEEKKTLTRRIAELSQEIDNATERSADVKRFVALVRRYTAIEELTYENVHEFIDRILIHELDKETNTRKIEIFYSFVGRVDTGDKPTESISYFRQIGADVKSYAI, from the coding sequence ATGTTACAGACAGACAAGATTACCGCTTTATATTGCAGATTGAGCCAGGAAGATATGCAAGCCGGGGAAAGCGAAAGCATACAGAACCAAAAACTGATTTTACAAAAGTATGCTGACGAACACCACTTTTTCAACACACGCTTTTTTGTAGACGACGGATTTTCCGGCGTGAGCTTTGAGCGTGAGGGGCTTCAAGCCATGCTGCATGAGGTTGAAGCCGGGAACGTGGCGACCGTCATAACAAAAGACCTTTCCCGTCTGGGACGTAATTATCTGAAAACCGGCGAACTGATAGAGATTGTTTTCCCCGAATACGAAGTGCGCTACATTGCCATTAACGACGGTGTAGACACAGCGAGGGAAGATAACGAGTTTACCCCTCTGCGGAACTGGTTCAACGAGTTTTACGCCCGCGACACCTCAAAGAAAATCCGGGCTGTCAAACAGGCAAAGGCACAGAAAGGCGAGCGCGTCAACGGCGAAGCTCCTTACGGCTACCTTATCGACCCGGATAACCGCAATCATCTGATACCCGACCCGGAAACGGCACACGTCGTAAAACAGATTTTTGCAATGTATGTACGGGGCGACCGTATGTGTGAAATCCAGAACTGGCTGCGGGACAATGAGATATTGACCGTCGGGGAACTGCGCTACCGCAGGACAGGGAGCAAACGCCACCCCCGCCCACAGCTCAACGCATGGTACAACTGGCCGGATAAGACACTGTACGACATTCTGACAAGGAAAGAGTATTTAGGGCATACCATAACCGGGAAAACCTACAAGGTATCTTATAAGTCGAAAAAGACGAAAAAGAACCCGGAGGAAAAAAGGTATTTCTTCCCCAACACTCACGAACCTTTGATTGATGAAGAAACCTTTGAACTTGCACAGAAGCGGATTGCCACCCGGCAACGCCCGACAAAGGTTGATGAAATTGACCTGTTTTCCGGGCTGCTCTTTTGTGGGGACTGCGGCTACAAAATGTATGCAGTACGCGGAGCCGGGACGCTTGAACGGAAACACGCCTACACTTGCGGCAACTACCGCAACCGGGCAAGAAATGATATGCTCTGCACTACGCATTATATCCGCAAAAGCGTATTGAAAGAACTTGTCCTTGCAGACTTGCAGCGAGTAACGTCTTATGTGAAAGAGCATGAACAGGAGTTTATCGAAACCGCCAACGAGTGCAGCGCAAAGGCAGTACAAAAGACGCTGACACAGCAGCGGAAAGAACTTGACAAGGCGCAGAACCGTATTAACGAGCTGAACATCTTATTCCGCAAGCTCTACGAGGACAACGCTTTAGGGAAACTTTCAGATGAACAATTTGCTTTTCTGACTTCCGGCTATGATGAAGAAAAAAAGACGCTGACCCGGAGGATTGCGGAGCTGTCACAGGAAATCGACAACGCCACCGAGCGCAGCGCGGACGTAAAAAGGTTTGTCGCACTGGTACGCAGATACACAGCGATTGAAGAACTGACCTACGAAAACGTCCATGAATTTATTGACCGTATTCTTATTCACGAACTGGATAAGGAAACGAACACCCGCAAAATCGAAATCTTTTATAGCTTTGTCGGCAGAGTTGATACAGGCGACAAGCCTACTGAAAGTATCTCCTATTTCAGACAGATAGGAGCCGACGTAAAGAGTTATGCTATCTAA
- a CDS encoding cysteine-rich VLP domain-containing protein yields MRNNPYKDLPPLERRPDGSLYRMTPAQRKQAASLIRRECCCCEDGNCIVLDDGDTCTCPQTVSFSVCCKWFRWAVLPLDGTLEAEIFRDKDLKRCVVCGGVFVPKSNRAKYCPGCAARVHRRQKTESERKRRSAVDS; encoded by the coding sequence ATGAGAAATAACCCCTATAAAGACTTGCCGCCGCTGGAACGCAGGCCGGACGGTTCCCTTTACCGCATGACACCGGCACAGAGGAAACAGGCGGCCAGCCTGATACGCCGGGAGTGCTGTTGCTGTGAGGACGGCAACTGCATTGTCCTTGACGATGGGGACACCTGCACCTGCCCGCAGACGGTTTCTTTCTCGGTCTGCTGTAAGTGGTTCCGCTGGGCGGTCTTGCCGCTGGACGGGACGCTGGAAGCGGAGATTTTCCGGGATAAGGACTTGAAACGCTGTGTGGTCTGCGGCGGTGTGTTCGTCCCCAAATCCAACCGGGCAAAATACTGCCCCGGCTGTGCCGCCAGAGTTCACAGGCGGCAGAAAACAGAAAGTGAACGGAAAAGGAGGTCTGCTGTGGACAGTTAG
- a CDS encoding helix-turn-helix domain-containing protein, with protein MENQKMPEYETIRAAVAGEKWAVEKVVECYKDEIDRLSTVAVRQPDGSTKQEINEDMRQSITKKLIEALPQFPLEEMEKGNVR; from the coding sequence ATGGAAAACCAGAAAATGCCGGAATATGAAACCATACGCGCCGCCGTTGCCGGGGAAAAATGGGCGGTGGAGAAAGTCGTGGAGTGCTACAAGGACGAAATCGACAGGCTATCGACGGTAGCGGTCAGACAGCCGGACGGAAGCACGAAACAGGAAATCAACGAAGATATGCGCCAGTCCATCACAAAGAAGCTGATAGAAGCCCTCCCGCAGTTCCCGCTTGAAGAAATGGAAAAGGGAAATGTCAGATAG
- a CDS encoding cysteine-rich VLP domain-containing protein: MNGVKRLTPPQSRKVNALVRRTCCNYDNGNCILLDDGDECVCPQLISYSLLCKWFRVAVLPADRLLYAELYQTGDKKKCTECGAFFASTSNSVKYCPVCRKRITRRQAAERMRKRRAPVTQ; this comes from the coding sequence ATGAACGGGGTTAAGCGGCTGACGCCGCCCCAGAGCCGGAAAGTCAACGCCCTTGTGCGCCGGACGTGCTGCAATTATGATAACGGGAACTGTATCTTACTGGACGACGGGGACGAGTGCGTATGTCCGCAGCTCATTTCCTATTCGCTTCTCTGCAAGTGGTTCCGGGTTGCGGTGCTTCCCGCCGACAGGCTGCTTTATGCGGAGCTTTACCAGACAGGGGATAAGAAGAAATGTACCGAGTGCGGCGCGTTCTTTGCGTCAACCTCTAACAGTGTCAAATACTGCCCCGTCTGCCGGAAACGTATCACCCGCAGACAAGCCGCCGAGCGCATGAGGAAAAGACGCGCCCCTGTTACGCAGTAG
- a CDS encoding recombinase family protein: MKQPYNTTIYNTALYMRLSRDDENYGDSVSIETQRTILQQYAKEQGLHVVGEYVDDGWSGTNFVEVR, translated from the coding sequence GTGAAACAACCTTACAATACTACGATTTACAACACGGCGCTTTATATGAGATTGAGCCGGGACGATGAAAACTATGGTGACAGCGTAAGCATTGAAACACAGCGGACAATCCTGCAACAGTACGCAAAGGAACAGGGGCTTCATGTAGTCGGTGAGTATGTGGACGATGGCTGGTCGGGGACGAACTTTGTTGAGGTAAGATAA
- a CDS encoding cysteine-rich KTR domain-containing protein, producing the protein MLEKYWIKCPICNGKTRVQVFYNTVLRNFPLFCPKCKLTHIIDVEKLEIIIKNSEKQKEGY; encoded by the coding sequence ATGCTTGAAAAATATTGGATAAAATGTCCAATTTGTAACGGAAAGACGAGGGTTCAAGTATTTTATAATACGGTATTAAGAAATTTTCCTCTTTTCTGCCCTAAATGTAAATTAACACATATCATTGATGTTGAAAAATTAGAAATCATAATCAAAAACTCTGAAAAACAAAAGGAAGGATATTAA
- a CDS encoding transposon-transfer assisting family protein — MIRLTVEETNLLSIYNEGGKRALIENVNAALPYMDADMRELAKRTLSKVDALTEAEFAELPIYAADEV, encoded by the coding sequence ATGATTAGACTGACTGTTGAAGAAACAAACCTTTTGAGCATTTACAACGAGGGCGGCAAGCGGGCTTTGATTGAGAATGTCAACGCCGCGCTGCCCTACATGGACGCGGATATGCGGGAGCTTGCAAAGCGCACCCTTTCCAAAGTGGACGCTTTGACCGAAGCGGAATTTGCAGAGCTTCCCATTTACGCCGCTGATGAAGTATGA
- a CDS encoding helix-turn-helix transcriptional regulator produces the protein MAKRPVPKYDFKAFGAAIKAARTGRKESRKKVSDEMFISPRYLANIENKGQHPSLQIFFELMLRYNISVDQFLLETPPEKNTQRRQLDALLDGMSDTGIRIVSATAKEIAEVETEGR, from the coding sequence ATGGCAAAAAGACCAGTACCGAAATACGATTTCAAGGCTTTTGGGGCAGCGATAAAGGCGGCGCGGACAGGGCGCAAGGAGAGCCGCAAGAAAGTGAGCGACGAAATGTTTATCTCGCCGCGCTACCTTGCGAACATTGAGAACAAGGGGCAGCACCCAAGTTTACAGATTTTCTTTGAGCTTATGCTCCGCTACAATATATCCGTAGACCAGTTTCTTTTGGAAACGCCGCCAGAGAAGAACACGCAGCGGCGGCAGCTTGACGCGCTTCTTGACGGTATGAGCGATACAGGCATACGGATTGTGAGCGCAACGGCAAAGGAGATAGCGGAAGTCGAAACAGAGGGCAGATAA
- a CDS encoding helix-turn-helix domain-containing protein gives MNGTNGNEPGYPEKALVPYPVILAATKGDPDAMKIVLQHFSGYIARLSMRKLYDERGNVYFGVDHDIRERLQAKLMMAVLTFKAEE, from the coding sequence ATGAATGGGACGAATGGTAACGAACCCGGCTACCCGGAAAAAGCCCTTGTTCCCTATCCTGTCATTTTGGCAGCGACAAAGGGCGACCCGGACGCTATGAAGATTGTCTTGCAGCATTTCAGCGGCTACATAGCCCGCCTCTCCATGCGGAAGCTGTACGACGAGCGCGGGAACGTCTATTTTGGCGTAGACCACGACATTCGGGAACGGCTGCAAGCAAAACTGATGATGGCTGTCCTCACCTTTAAGGCAGAGGAATAA